Within Vicinamibacteria bacterium, the genomic segment GAGCTCGTTCGCGCATGGTCTCCGAAGGCCGCCCGAACCGAAGTCTCGATGCGCTCGCGCTCGTCTTTGGGACACCCGGCAATCATGATCTTCAAACTCATGGTTGAATCGTTCCCGAGCGGGAATCTCCTCCTCTGCCGGTCGAAGGGGGGCGATCCGGAAAAAGCTCGCGCCCAACTCCTTCCGGGGTCGCCGGTAGTGCCGGGGCAACCGGGATGATCAGGTGCCAGGCAAATGGAGTTGGAAAGTCACGAGCACATGTTTCTGGGAAACGATTCTATTTTAGCAGATGAAGAACGAGCTCGTCACCGTGCTTCTGTCGAGGAGCTCGCCCTGAGCTTTGCCCGAGCCTCCCGGACGCGGTCTCGATCGATGTCTCCGTGCTCCCAATGTTCGAGAAACCTCTGGTAATACGCGCGCGCCTCGTCCGGAGCTCCCTCCTGTTCCAGGAGGCCGGCAAGAAAATAGAAGCTCCGGACGTAGCGGATCGGCTGGTACATGCGCTCCTGGGTCGATTCGAGAATACGCTCGTACCAGCCGATCGCTTCGGAAACGTTGCCCGCTCGCAGGTGCGCCGTGGCCAGCGAGTACCATATCAGGGCATGCATCCCGTCGGCTCCGCGCGGCGGAAGAAGCGATTCCGCTTCGTTCAAATGAGCGATCGCCGGGCCGTAGCTTCCCCGAGCCATGGCCAGCTCACCCTGAAGGAGCTCGAACGTGCGTTCATCCGCCGGCCCGAGTGAGAGATTGGCTCGCTGCTCGTAGGTGCGAGTCCACTTTCGCGCCTCCTCGCTCTGGCCGAGGCGCTCGCAGGCAATCGCCATCAGAACCGCTTGTTCCTTGCTCTGTCCGAACCGATCGTCGGGCGCCACCGCTGCGAGCGCGGCTTCCTTGGCGGCGGCATAATCTCCTGCCTCCAGAAGAATCCGAGCCTTGAACAAGAGCGGCTTACTCCCGAACAGGTGTTTGGCGTCGACCGGAGGGGCCCCGGCGACGCGCTCCAGGGCCTCGAGCACCGGCTGTACCTCGCCGCGATACAACAGGGTGGTGCTCAAGAGCTGTCCGCCAATGAACGTCTCGATGGGGCTCCTTGCTTCCATCATGGCTCTCGCCGTCTGAAGCGCCTCGTCCCACTGCTCGCGGAGAATCTGGGCCTGCCACCTCACTGGCCCGGTGCGAAGGGAGCTGGCTCCCAGGGCTTCGGCTCGCGCCAGAGTCTCGAGTCCTCCGCTGATGTCGTCCGTTTCGATCTCGATTTGCGCCAGTGAGACGAGGGTCGTCCAATCGTCGGGATTCCGGGCGTTGAACTCGGTGAGCACCTCACGAGCGCTATCGATGTCGTCGAGAGCGACGTAGGCAGCCGCAAGTTGTTCGTACGTTGCGGGAAAGAGCATGCGCCGCCGTCTCAGCTCCTCCAGTTGCTCGATCGCTTCGTCGTAGCGTTCGATCTCGAACAACAAGTTTCCCAGATTGTGGCGCGCCGACCCGTGGTCGGCATAGAGCTCGATCGCCTTCTCGTAGGCTTCGATGGCTCGGCCGAGTGTCGAGGGGGTGCGGGAATAGGCCCATCCCTCGATGTAGTAGCGTTCCCGCTCCGAGAGGCGGTCGATGTGCTCGAGAGCCCTCTCGGCGTTGGCATCGGCCTCCTCGTCGCGTCCGAGATTACTCTGGACGACGCCAAGCTTGGCCAGCGCCATCGCGAAGCCAGGGTCCAGCTCGACCGCGGCTTCGAAGTGGGGTATGGCCTCCTCCTCGCGGAAGCGCTCGTGCAATCGAATCCCTTCGGCGTACTCACGGTAGGCTTCCACCGACGACGTCGTGACTTCGCGAAGATCGCGGTCGAGCTCACCCCCCGGCCCCTGGATGCCGAGCTCGGATTTGATCCTCGCCGTCATATCGTCGACGAGCCGGAATAGGTTCGCCTCGCCGCTGGTCTCGACCGTCTCCGTGAAAACGACTTGACCGCTCTCGGCCTGTTGGATCCGTGCCGACAGACGGATGGATTCGCCGGCCTTGGCGAAGCTGCCGAGGAGAACCTTCTCCGCCCCCGCCCGATCCGCCAGCTCGGCGACGTCCCCTGCCGCCAGCGGTCCGCTGTTCCGGCGTCCCATGTCCTCGAGGATCTGATACAAGCGATCGGTGGTCACGACCTCGAGGTCTTTCGATTGGGAGAGATCGGTCACCAGCAGCTCGGTCAGGCCGGTGCGAAGCCAATCGAGCTCGGCATCACCGGAGAGGTTCTCGAAATGCAGTACCGCGAGAGTCGGTTTGACGTGAATATCGGGGGGTGGTGTACCGCGTCCCGACATGAGAAGCGCGGCGGCGACGGCTCCGGAAGCGACGAGCGCTACCGCGGCGGCGACCCGCTGGATTCCCCGGAAGCCGAAGCTCGACGCCTCGAGGCGCGCGCGAGCGCGTTTGAGCTCTTCCAGAACCTCGGTCATGCTCGAGTAGCGACCGTCGGGCTCCTTCGATAGACAACGCTCCAGGATCGGCTGGAGCAGCGCCCGCGCGTCGGGAGGCAGCGGAAGCTTCGGAGTCGGGTCTCGTAGAATCGCATGGAGCGTGTCGATCCGCGTGGGACCTTCGAATGGCGGTTTGCCAGCGAGCATCGCGTATAGCAAGAGCCCGAAGCTGAATACGTCGCTTCTCTGGTCCACCGTTCCGCCCCGCGCTTGCTCGGGCGACATGAACGAAGCCGTTCCGGCGACGAACCCTTCCCGAGTGCTGCTTGAAAGCGGCAGCTCGT encodes:
- a CDS encoding protein kinase, with amino-acid sequence MTEEKLSHYTILEEIARSEAQIVYRARDDKLNREVALKVLPKVLVQDPERRRRFVAEAKAAAVLEHPHIGVIHEIDDASGVAFIAMELIRGETLGSRLSRGPLPVVEAIDLAIGIASGIAYAHERGIVHRDVKPRNVMLTEGGHPKIIDFGLAKLLDTDRSPFVSECSDDELPLSSSTREGFVAGTASFMSPEQARGGTVDQRSDVFSFGLLLYAMLAGKPPFEGPTRIDTLHAILRDPTPKLPLPPDARALLQPILERCLSKEPDGRYSSMTEVLEELKRARARLEASSFGFRGIQRVAAAVALVASGAVAAALLMSGRGTPPPDIHVKPTLAVLHFENLSGDAELDWLRTGLTELLVTDLSQSKDLEVVTTDRLYQILEDMGRRNSGPLAAGDVAELADRAGAEKVLLGSFAKAGESIRLSARIQQAESGQVVFTETVETSGEANLFRLVDDMTARIKSELGIQGPGGELDRDLREVTTSSVEAYREYAEGIRLHERFREEEAIPHFEAAVELDPGFAMALAKLGVVQSNLGRDEEADANAERALEHIDRLSERERYYIEGWAYSRTPSTLGRAIEAYEKAIELYADHGSARHNLGNLLFEIERYDEAIEQLEELRRRRMLFPATYEQLAAAYVALDDIDSAREVLTEFNARNPDDWTTLVSLAQIEIETDDISGGLETLARAEALGASSLRTGPVRWQAQILREQWDEALQTARAMMEARSPIETFIGGQLLSTTLLYRGEVQPVLEALERVAGAPPVDAKHLFGSKPLLFKARILLEAGDYAAAKEAALAAVAPDDRFGQSKEQAVLMAIACERLGQSEEARKWTRTYEQRANLSLGPADERTFELLQGELAMARGSYGPAIAHLNEAESLLPPRGADGMHALIWYSLATAHLRAGNVSEAIGWYERILESTQERMYQPIRYVRSFYFLAGLLEQEGAPDEARAYYQRFLEHWEHGDIDRDRVREARAKLRASSSTEAR